GTGCTGTCGCTGATCCCCCGGTTCCGCCGCCGCTTCCTCATCCTGAGGAGCGGGCGTTCTCGCCCGCGTCCAGAAGGATGGGCGGTTTGCGCCCCCTTAGGCCGCCGCGTAGATGCCCGCGGCCTTGACGTCCTCGCTGACGTGGGACTCGAACTGCTTGAAGTTGTCTTCGAAGCGGCGTGAGAGCTCGCGGCTGGTCTGGTCGTAGGCCTTCTTGTCGGCCCAGGTCTGGCGCGGGTCCAGCACCTCGTCGGGTACGTCCGGGCAGTTGCTGGGGACCAGCAGCCCGAAGGCCGGATGGGTATTGGAGGCGACGGCGGAGAGCTGTCCTTCCAGCGCGGCCTTCAGCATGGCGCGGGTGTGGCGGATCTTCATGCGTTCGCCCACGCCATAGGCGCCGCCCGACCAGCCGGTGTTGACCAGCCAGCAGTTGGCCCCGGTCTTGGCCATCTTCTCGCCCAGCATCTTCGCGTAGACGCTGGGGTGGCGCGGCATGAAGGGCGCGCCGAAACAGGTTGAGAAGGTCGCCTGCGGCTCGCTGCCCAGGCCCCGCTCGGTCCCGGCGACGCGCGCGGTGTAGCCGGACAGGAAGTGGTACATGGCCTGTTCGGGCGTCAGTTTGGAGATCGGCGGCAGAACGCCGAAGGCATCGGCGGTCAGCATGACGATGTTCTGCGGCTGGTTGCCCTGGCCGCCGGGCGCGATGTTGGGAATGAAGTCGATGGGGTAGGAGGCGCGCGTGTTCTCCGTGTAGCGCGCGTCATCCAGGTCGAGCCCGCCGGTCAGCGGGTCCATCACCACGTTCTCCAGGATCGTGCCGAAGCGGCTGGTGGTGGCGTAGATCTCCGGCTCGGCCTCCTGGGACAGGCGGATCACCTTGGCGTAGCAGCCGCCCTCGAAGTTGAAGACGCCCTTGTCGGACCAGCCGTGCTCGTCGTCGCCGATCAGGCGGCGGTGCGGGTCGGCGGATAGCGTGGTCTTGCCGGTCCCGGAGAGCCCGAAGAAGATCGCGGTGTCGCCAGCCTCCCCGATGTTGGCCGAGCAGTGCATCGGCAGCACGTCGCGCTCGGGCAGCAGGTAGTTGAGGATCGAGAAGATGGACTTCTTGATCTCGCCGGCATAGCGCGTGCCGCCGATCAGGATGGTGCGCTCAGAGAAGTTCACCACGATGAAGGTGGAGGAGTTGGTGCCGTCCGTCTCGGGGTCGGCCTCCAGGTGCGGGGCGTGCAGCACGGTGAAGTCCGGCGCGAAGTCCGCAAGCTGGTCGTGGCCCGGCTCGATGAACATGTTGCGCGCGAAGAGCGCGTGCCAGGCGTTTTCGGAGACCACGCGCACCTTCAGGCGGTATTCCGGATCGGCCCCGGCGAAGAGGTCCTGCACGAAGAGGTCGCGGTCCTGCAGGTAGGCGGTCACCTTGCCGTAGAGGCGGCGGTAGGACTCGTCCGTGGTCGCCACGTTGACCTTGCCCCACCAGATCGAGTCGCGCGTCGCCGGCTCCTCCACGATGAACTTGTCGTTGGGCGAGCGCCCCGTCTGGTCGCCGGTCAGGGCGACGAAGGCGCCGCCGCGCGCAAGCTCGCCCTCGCCGCGCTTGATCGCGGTCTGGATAAGCTGCGCGCTGTGCAGGTTCCAATAGGCGGTGTGATAGTGGCGTAGCCCGTGATTGGCCAAGCCGTGACGGCTGATGACGCTGCCGATGTCCTGGGTGCTCACGCTGAGGGGTCTCCTTCGAACTTCCTGGGGTTTCGTTCCTCTGCCCTTTGGCTTCTTCCCTTTGGCGGGAGGGGTCTCCTTAAAGGGACGCCGCTCCTCTTTTTTCTTTCCCCGCGGGCCGGACTTTGCCGGTCAGGGTGAAGAAGGTTATGCCCCCTCGGCTTTCGCCTTGGCAAGAACCGAAAGCCCGAATCGGGAAATTAAACGGGGAGAACCCTGGATTCAGGAAGCGGACGGCTGTTCAGAAGCCGAGTTCGGCCCTCTCCAGCCAGTGGATGCGGCCGAATCCGGCGACCAGATGGGCCTTTTCGGTTTCGAAACGCCAGAAAGCGAAATCGCCGAAGTCGGCATAGAGCGCCGCCGAGGGGTGGCGCTCCAGAAAGGCCGCCTTGTTGGCTTCGCGCCGTTCCGCCGGCTCGCGGAGCGCGCGCCCCAGAAGCGTGACCCGCGCCTGGGCCAGAGGGTCGCCCGCCGCGTCAGAGCGCAGCAGGAGCGAGGCTGCCGGGTCCGCCGAGAGGTTCTTGGTGTGATCGGCCAACTGGGAGATCAGAAGCAAAGGACCGGGCCGCGCGTCGCGGCCCAGCAGCACCAGGGAGACATAGGGCGGACCGTCCGGTTCGCTCACCAACCGGGTCGCCAACGCCGCCTCGTCCGTTTCGTCGAGAAGGCGGCGGACCTCCTCGGCCGGTGTTGGTTCGCTCATGGCCTCGATTCCTCCTCCAAGGGCGCCCCTCAATCACCTTGGCAGCGCCCCATTCGCGCCACAGTGCGGCGAGAGAAGGGACCTGCTATTCTGAGCGGGACTTTGCAGCAACTGCTGGGAATCACCACATAAAACCTGCCCGGCTGCAAGCGGGGCGAAGATTGGGCGAGGAGCGAAACAAGGTCATGCAAGCCACGATCGCCTTGGTCGACGACGACCGCAACATTCTGACCTCCGTCACCATGGCGCTGGAGGCGGAAGGCTACAAGGTGCGCACCTATAACGACGGGTCGGAGGCCTTGCGCGGCCTCTCCGCGAACCCCGTCGATCTGGCCGTGCTCGACATCAAGATGCCGCGCATGGACGGCATGGAGCTTCTTGGCCGCCTGCGCGAATCCTCGCAGCTTCCGGTGATCTTCCTGACGTCCAAGGACGATGAAGTGGACGAGGTCCTGGGCCTGCGCATGGGTGCGGACGACTACATCACCAAGCCCTTCTCCCAACGACTCCTGATCGAGCGCATCCGCGCGCTGCTGCGCCGCGAACGGCTCTCGGGCGAAGGTCCGGGAACCAGCGAGGCCGACAAGCCGGTGACGCGCGGCGACCTGATGCTCGACCCCAGCCGCCACCTCTGCACCTGGAAGGGTGAGCCGGTGAACCTCACGGTCACGGAGTTCCTGATCCTGAAGGCGCTGGCCCAACGGCCCGGACACGTCAAGAACCGCGATCAGCTCATGGATGCCGCCTACGGCGAGTCGATCTATGTGGACGACCGCACGATCGACAGCCACATCAAGCGCCTGCGCAAGAAGTTCAAGGCGATCGACGACGATTTCCAGCAGATCGAGACCCTCTACGGCGTCGGTTACCGCTATAAGGAAAGCTGAGCCTGCGGGCCGCCGCCACGGCGGCCCTGCGGTTCGGCGTTTTTTGGGGGATCATGGTAGCCGGAAGCGACAGCCATCAGGCCTTCGAGGGCCGGGACAGCGAAAGCGAGGTTGAAAAGAGCGCGCGCGCCCGCCGCAAGCGCCTGGACCGCGCGCGCTGGCGCTCACCGCTCGGCCGCCGCATCCTGCTGTTGAACACCCTCGTGCTGCTGATCCCGATTCTCGGCCTGCTGCACCTTGAGGACTACCGCGACGGCCTGATCGAGGCGGAGATGCAGTCGCTCTCCACCCAGGCCCGCGCCTACGCCTTCGCCCTTGCCGGGGGCGCCGTGGTGGTCGCGACCAACGGCGAGCAGCGACTGGTGGGCGAACAGGCAGCCCGCATCACCCGCCTGCTGCTCGGCGATTCCAAGGTGCGCGCCCGCATCTTCGTGCAGAACGGGGCTCTGGTCGCCGACTCCTCCCGCTTTTCCGGCGTGGTCGGCGGGATCGAGGTGGAGGAACTGCCGCCGCCGGGCGGTGAGGAGGGCCTGCGCCTCTGGCTCAGCCGCCTCTACGACCGCATCCTGCTGACCTTCTCCGTCGCCGCCGACCTGCCGCTCTACCGGGAGCGCCAGGGACAGGAGGCGAGCGACTACGCCGAGGTCGAGCGGGCGCTGAACGGCGCCAGCAACGCCGTGGCCCGGCGCGACGGCAGCGGCGGTCTGGTGATCTCCGTCGCCGTGCCGCTGCAACGCTACCGCCAGGTGCTGGCCGCGTTGATGCTCTCCAAGGACGGGGAGGAGGTCGAGGCCGCCGTGCGCGACCGCCGCGGCGACATCCTGGTGGTCTTCGCCGTGGCGCTGGCGGTCACGGTGCTGCTCTCGGCCTATCTGACCGGCACCATCGCCCGCCCGATTCGCCGCCTCGCCGAGGCCGCCGATCAGGTGCGGCGCTCGAAGAACCGGCAGGTGGCGCTGCCCGACCTTTCGCACCGGCGCGATGAGATCGGCGACCTCTCCGGCGCGCTGCGCGAGATGACCGAGGCGCTCTGGAACCGAATGGACGCCATCGAGCGCTTCGCCGCCGACGTCTCCCACGAGATCAAGAACCCCCTGACCTCGGTCCGCAGCGCGGTGGAGACCGTGACGCTGGTCGAGGACCCCGCCCAGCAGAAGCGCCTCATGGGGATCATCCTGGACGACGTGCAGCGGCTTGACCGCTTGATCAGCGATATCTCCAACGCCTCGCGCCTGGACGCCGAGTTGAGCCGCGCGGAGACCGAGCCGGTCGACCTGCGCCGCCTGCTGCGCGCGGTCTTCGATTCCTACGCCGCCAGCGAGAAGCCGGAATGGCCCAGCTTCGACATTCACGTGCCGGAGGGCGATAAGCCCCTGATGGTCCTGGGCATCGAAGGCCGACTGGGCCAGGTGATCCGCAACCTCATCACCAACGCCATCTCCTTCAGCCCGCCGGGCGGACGGGTCACGCTCAGCCTGGAAAGCGACGGCGGCTCGGCCCGGGTCATCGTCGACGACCAGGGGCCGGGCATCCCCGAAGGCAAGCTGGAGGCGATCTTCGACCGTTTCTATAGCGAACGGCCCAGCGGCGAGAAGTTCGGCACTCATTCCGGCCTCGGCCTCTCGATCTCCAAGCAGATCGTGGAGGCCCACGGCGGGCGGCTCTGGGCGCAGAACCGTGTCGGCGAAGACGGGAAGATCTCCGGCGCGCGCTTTGTCGTTCGCTTGCCGCTGGAGTAAGCTTGCGGGCTAAATGGGTCAAAGCGCGCCACCCTGAGCAAGGCGCGGGGGAGAGGGAAGCTGCCCTTGCCGGAGACGCCCAAAGCGGAAACGCTGGTTCACGCGACCTGCCTCGCCCTTGAGGGGCGCGGGCTCTTGCTGCGTGGTCCCTCGGGCTCCGGCAAGTCGGACCTCGCCCTGCGCCTGATCGAGGAGGGCGCCAGGCTGGTCGCCGACGACCAGACCCTTCTGAGCGAAACGGACGGCCGGCTGATCGCGCGCTCGCCCGACAGCATCGCGGGCAAGCTCGAGGTCCGGGGCGTCGGCATCCGGCGCGTGCCCTCCTTGAGCGAGACGACCCTGGAATTGATCGTCGATCTGGTCGGCTCCGGCGCGGTGGAGCGCCTGCCCGATCCGCAGAGCGAGAGCTTGGGCGGGGTGGAACTGCCGCGCATCGCGCTCGACCCCTTCGCCGCCTCCGCGCCCTTGAAGCTGCGTCTGGCCTTGGAGGGCTTGCCGCGTCATGGCGTGATCGAGTCTTTCTCCGAGCAGCGCTCCAGCGCCGAGGCGCCGCTGGTGGTTCTGGTGACGGGGCTTTCCGGCGCCGGCCACTCGACGGCGCTGCGCATTCTGGAGGACCAGGGCTTCGAGGCCATCGACAACCTGCCGCTGCGCCTCTTGAAGCGGGTCCTGAAGGACGAGGAGCGGGGCCGGCCGCTGGCCATCGGCACCGACACGCGCACCCGCGGCTTTGCGACCCAGGCCTTCCTGGAGACGCTCGACGCCCTGCTCGCCAATCCGGGCTACGACCTGCGGCTGGTCTACCTGGACTGCGAGGACGAGGTGCTGGTGCGCCGCTTCACCGAGACGCGCCGCCGCCATCCCATGGCGACCGACCGGCCCCTGGCCGACGGGATCGCCGCCGAGCGCGCGCTGCTGGCCCCCTTGCGACAGCGCGCGGGCATCCACATCGACACGAGCCACCTGCACACCAGCGAGCTGGGCCGCGTTCTTTCCGGGCACCTGGGCCTGGAGAAGACCTCGGGCTTGAGCCTTTTCGTGACCTCCTTTTCCTACCGCAAGGGCTTGCCGCGCGAGGCCGATCTGGTGTTCGACGTGCGTTTCCTGCGCAATCCGCACTATCAGGCGGAGCTGCGCCCGCTGACCGGCCTGGACATGGCCGTGGCGCGCTATGTCGAGGCCGATCCGGGGTTCGACGACTTCTACCAACGTCTGACTTCCTTGCTCGGGCCCCTGTTGCCGCGCTACGAAGCGGAGGGAAAGAGCTATCTAACGCTTGCCATTGGCTGCACGGGCGGGCGTCATCGGTCGGTTGCGATCGCCGAGAGGCTGGCCCAATGGCTTTTGACTCAAGGTCGCAGCGTCACCTTGGGTCACCGGGACCTGCCGGGGGGCGAAGGTGAAGCGCGCACCCTGGAACCGCCGGCCCAACGGGCGTAGAACGGACGGGATTTTGTGACTGGAGACGGCGCGAGCCGCTTCGCGAAGAGGGACAAGAGAAAAAACGCCATGATCGGGATCGTATTGGTAACCCATGGCCGCCTGGCCGATGAATTCATGGACGCCATGGAGCACGTGGTGGGCGAGCAGGCCGGCGTCGCCGCCGTCTGCATCGGGCCCGAGGACGACATGGAGGCGCGCCGCCGCGAGATCCTCGCCGCCTGCGACAAGGTGGACACTGGAAAGGGCGTGGTGATCCTGACCGACATGTTCGGCGGCACGCCCTCCAACCTCGCCATTTCGGTGATGGAGGCCGGGCGGATCGAGGTGGTCGCCGGCGTCAACCTGCCGCTCTTGATAAAGCTGGCCGAGTTGCGCCGCGACAAGGACCTCTCCACCGCCGTTCTGGAAGCGCAGGAGGCGGGCCGCAAGTACATCCATGTCGCCTCCCAGCTTATGTCCAGCGCCAAGCGCGCCAAGGTTTGAGGCGGGCAAGGGACATGAGCGAAGCGGCCAAGGAACTCAGCCGGAAGGTGACGATCTGCAACCAGCGCGGTCTGCACGCCCGCGCGGCTGCGAAGTTCGTCAAGGTCGCCGGCAGTTACCAGGCCGACATCACCGTGGTGAAGGACGACACCGAAGTGCCCGGCGGGTCGATCATGGGCCTGATGATGCTGGCCGCCGCCCCCGGCACGGAGATCGAACTGAGGGGCGAGGGTTCCGACGCGGAGGCCGCGCTGGAGGCGCTGACCAAGCTGATCCTGGACCGGTTCAATGAAGACTGACCCGAAAAAATCGGCGCGCACGCCGCCGCCCGGCGAAGAGATCGTCTTCGAGGGGCTGGCCGTCTCTCCCGGTGTGGCGATCGGCCCGGCGCATCTGCGCGAGCGCGGCGCGCTCTCCTTCTCCGAGCGCGAGGTGCCTGTCGAGGAGCGCGGAGAGGAGGCGGCCCGCTTCCAGATGGCGGTCACCAGCGGGCGGCGTCAGCTTCAGAAACTGCGGATCAAGTCCGCCGACCTGCACGGCAGCGTCGCGGCCGAGGAGCTGGGCTACCTGCTGGACGCGCACATGCAGATGCTCGACTCGGCCCGGCTTCTGCGCGGCGTGACCCAGCGGATCGAGCAGCAGGGCCTGAACGCAGAGGCGGCGGTCTGGCAGGAGATCGAGGCGCTGGCCGAGCAGTTCGAATCGATCGACGACCCCTACCTCAAGTCCCGCGCGCAGGAGGTGCGGGAGGTGGGTGACCGCATCCTGCGCAATCTGACCGACGAGGGGGCCTTCGTCGGCTTTGGCGATCTACAGCCCGGCACCATCGTGCTGGCCGAGGAGATTACGCCCGCGGACACCGCGCTCATGGATCCCAAGCGGATCGCCGGGTTCGCCGGACTGATCGGCGGCACCGAGGGGCACACGGCGATCATGGCCCGCTCGCTCGGTTTGCCCGCCGTTCTGGGCTGCGACGGCCTGTTGCAGGTGGCCCGGGGCGGCGCGCAGGTGATCGTGGACGGCTCGCGCGGCCTGGTGATCGTCAACCCGAGCGAGGCGCGGCTGCGCGAGTACGAGCTGAAGCGCGAGGCCTTCAAGGCCGAAGCAGTGGAGCTTTCCAAGCTGCGCGACCTGCCGGCGGTGACCCGCGACGAGGTGCGCATCACGCTGCATTCGAACCTGGAGCTGCCGCGCGAGATCGGTCAGGCGGTGATGGCCGGGGCCGAGGGCGTCGGCCTGCTGCGCACGGAGTTCCTGTTCATGAACCGCGAGGACCTGCCCGACGAGGAGGAGCAGTACCGCGGTCTGGTCGAGATCATCGAAGGCATGGCCGGGCGGCCGGTCACGGTGCGCACGCTGGACGTGGGCGGCGAGAAGCTGGCCGCCTCCATCGCGGAGCGCCACGGTGAGAGCGTCAACCCGGCGCTGGGCCTGAGAGCCGTGCGTCTCGGCCTGCGCGAGCCGGAACTGCTGGAACGTCAACTCGCCGCCATCCTGCGGGCCAGCGCGCATGGGCCGCTGCGCATCCTGCTGCCGATGATCTCCGCCCTGGAAGAGGTGCAGGCCGTGCGCCTGATCATGGAGCGCGTGGCCGCGCAGCTGCGCGCCGAGGGCCGCCGCCTGCCGGACCGCCTGCCGCCGCTGGGCATCATGATCGAGGTGCCGGGCGCGGCCCTGGCCGCGGACGCCCTGGCCGAGGTCAGCGATTTCTTCGCGCTCGGCACCAACGACCTGACCAGCTATACGCTCGCCATCGACCGTGGCGACGAGCGGCTGGCGCACCTCTACAACCCGTTGCACCCCGCCGTGCTGCGGCTCATTCAGTTCGCCATCGGCGCCGGACAGCGCGCCGGGATACCGGTTTCGATCTGCGGCGAGATGGCGGGCGATCCGCGCTACACTCCGCTTCTGATCGGCCTGGGCGTGCGGGAGCTTTCCATGGCCTCCACCGCGCTTCCCAGGGTCAAGAACCGGATCCGGGAGCTGGACATGGCTTCGTCGGAGCGCTGCGCGCGGGCGGTCATGCAGTGCGCGGACAGCGAATCGATTTCTGCTCTCCTCGACGAATGCGGGTCGAAACCGGCTCTAAGAGACGCCGCGAGAAGCAGCGCCTGAGCCTGACGGAAGGGCTTGCCCTTGCCCTCGCGGGGGCTTGCTGCTATCTCCCCGGTCTAAGCCTTTTGGCTTCATCCCAGACAATCACTGTTACAACTAAAAGGTTGCCCGGCCATGACTGATTCGAACGACTACAAGGTCAAGGACATCTCGCTTGCCGATTGGGGCCGCAAGGAAATCGCCATGGCCGAAGTCGAGATGCCGGGCCTGATGGCCCTGCGCGAGGAGTATGGCGCGAAGAAGCCGCTCGCCGGCGCGCGCATCACCGGCTGCCTGCACATGACCATCCAGACCGCCGTGCTGATCGAAACCCTGGTCGCGCTGGGCGCCGAAGTGCGCTGGTCCTCCTGCAACATCTTCTCCACCCAGGACCATGCCGCCGCCGCCATCGCCGCCTCCGGCGTGCCGGTCTTCGCCTGGAAGGGCGAGACGGAGGAGGAGTACTGGTGGTGCATCGAGCAGACCCTGTCGGGCCCGGGCGGCTGGAAGCCCAACATGCTGCTGGACGACGGCGGCGACCTGACCCTGCTGGTGCACGACAAGCACCCGCAGCTGATGGAGGAGATTCGCGGCGTCTCGGAAGAGACCACGACCGGCGTGCACCGGCTCTACGAGATGGCCAAGAAGGGCACGCTCAAGATGCCGGCGATCAACGTCAACGACTCCGTCACCAAGTCGAAGTTCGACAACGTCTACGGCTGCCGTGAGAGCCTGGTGGACGCGATCCGCCGCGGCACCGACGTCATGATGGCCGGCAAGGTCGCCGTGGTGAACGGCTACGGCGACGTCGGCAAGGGCTCGGCCCAGTCGCTGCGTCAGGCCGGTTGCCGCGTGATGGTCACCGAGGTCGACCCCATCTGCGCGCTTCAGGCCGCGATGGAGGGCTACGAGGTCGTGACCATGAACGACGTCGCCAGCAAGGGCGACATCTTCGTCTCCGCCACCGGCAACAGCGACATCATCACGCTGGACCACATGCGCCAGATGAAGGACCGCGCGATCGTCTGCAACATCGGCCACTTCGACAACGAGATTCAGGTCGACGCCCTGCGCAACATGAAGTGGGACAACGTGAAGCCGCAGGTGGACGAGATCGAGTTCCCCGACGGCCACCGCATCGTGCTGCTGTCGGAGGGCCGTCTGGTCAACCTGGGCAACGCCACCGGCCACCCGAGCTTCGTGATGAGCGCCTCCTTCACCAACCAGGTGCTGGCGCAGATCGAGCTCTGGAACAACCACGGCGAATACGAGAACAAGGTCTATGTCCTGCCGCGTCATCTGGACGAGAAGGTGGCGGCCCTGCATCTGGAGAAGGTCGGCGCCAAGCTGACCAAGCTGACCCAGGAGCAGGCCGACTACATCGGCGTCGAGGTGTCCGGTCCCTTCAAGAGCGACCAGTATCGCTACTGACGGCTGTCCGCCGCGGAGGCGTCTCAACCCAGTTCGTGGGACGCGACGCCGGGCACGTAGACGTAGCCCGCAGGCGAGACGAGATAACACTCGTAGAGCCCGTGGGGCTTGTGGGCGCAAGGGGCCAGAACCGTGTAGCCCCCGGCCTCGGCGCGTTGCTGGCAGGCCTCGGGATCCAGATCGTAGAGCCTGATCTCCAGGCCGACGCCCCTGAGCGCGCCGTCTCCGGTAAGCTCCAGAAGCGGATGTTCGCCATAGGTTTGGTCGCCGTGCAGCATCCAGACCTGTCCGGCGTGGGAGAGAACCGCGAAGTCCCGGTCGGACGTCAGGACCGCCACGCCGAGGACGCCGCGCAGGAACTCGACCTCGCGCAGCACGTCGGGGACCAGTAGATTGAGGCCGACCCCTTTCAGGGAGCGGCCGAAGTCCGGCGCGGAGGGAAAGTCTTTGGTCTTCTCGGTCATGGGAGGACTCTTCGCATCTCGGGTTCATCCGTCGCGGCCAGCATCGGTCCTGTGGCGGCCCCAGGTAAAGAACCAATAGGAGCACGCGCGAGGTGACAAGCGCCGCCGACCCTCAGAAGAAGCCGGAGTCCCTGCCCGGCCAGGCGCCCTATCTGGCGGCGATCCTGACCGGTCTGGTGGCGATGGGGC
The window above is part of the Limibacillus sp. genome. Proteins encoded here:
- a CDS encoding phosphoenolpyruvate carboxykinase produces the protein MGSVISRHGLANHGLRHYHTAYWNLHSAQLIQTAIKRGEGELARGGAFVALTGDQTGRSPNDKFIVEEPATRDSIWWGKVNVATTDESYRRLYGKVTAYLQDRDLFVQDLFAGADPEYRLKVRVVSENAWHALFARNMFIEPGHDQLADFAPDFTVLHAPHLEADPETDGTNSSTFIVVNFSERTILIGGTRYAGEIKKSIFSILNYLLPERDVLPMHCSANIGEAGDTAIFFGLSGTGKTTLSADPHRRLIGDDEHGWSDKGVFNFEGGCYAKVIRLSQEAEPEIYATTSRFGTILENVVMDPLTGGLDLDDARYTENTRASYPIDFIPNIAPGGQGNQPQNIVMLTADAFGVLPPISKLTPEQAMYHFLSGYTARVAGTERGLGSEPQATFSTCFGAPFMPRHPSVYAKMLGEKMAKTGANCWLVNTGWSGGAYGVGERMKIRHTRAMLKAALEGQLSAVASNTHPAFGLLVPSNCPDVPDEVLDPRQTWADKKAYDQTSRELSRRFEDNFKQFESHVSEDVKAAGIYAAA
- a CDS encoding pyridoxamine 5'-phosphate oxidase family protein, giving the protein MSEPTPAEEVRRLLDETDEAALATRLVSEPDGPPYVSLVLLGRDARPGPLLLISQLADHTKNLSADPAASLLLRSDAAGDPLAQARVTLLGRALREPAERREANKAAFLERHPSAALYADFGDFAFWRFETEKAHLVAGFGRIHWLERAELGF
- a CDS encoding response regulator transcription factor, whose protein sequence is MQATIALVDDDRNILTSVTMALEAEGYKVRTYNDGSEALRGLSANPVDLAVLDIKMPRMDGMELLGRLRESSQLPVIFLTSKDDEVDEVLGLRMGADDYITKPFSQRLLIERIRALLRRERLSGEGPGTSEADKPVTRGDLMLDPSRHLCTWKGEPVNLTVTEFLILKALAQRPGHVKNRDQLMDAAYGESIYVDDRTIDSHIKRLRKKFKAIDDDFQQIETLYGVGYRYKES
- a CDS encoding stimulus-sensing domain-containing protein; its protein translation is MVAGSDSHQAFEGRDSESEVEKSARARRKRLDRARWRSPLGRRILLLNTLVLLIPILGLLHLEDYRDGLIEAEMQSLSTQARAYAFALAGGAVVVATNGEQRLVGEQAARITRLLLGDSKVRARIFVQNGALVADSSRFSGVVGGIEVEELPPPGGEEGLRLWLSRLYDRILLTFSVAADLPLYRERQGQEASDYAEVERALNGASNAVARRDGSGGLVISVAVPLQRYRQVLAALMLSKDGEEVEAAVRDRRGDILVVFAVALAVTVLLSAYLTGTIARPIRRLAEAADQVRRSKNRQVALPDLSHRRDEIGDLSGALREMTEALWNRMDAIERFAADVSHEIKNPLTSVRSAVETVTLVEDPAQQKRLMGIILDDVQRLDRLISDISNASRLDAELSRAETEPVDLRRLLRAVFDSYAASEKPEWPSFDIHVPEGDKPLMVLGIEGRLGQVIRNLITNAISFSPPGGRVTLSLESDGGSARVIVDDQGPGIPEGKLEAIFDRFYSERPSGEKFGTHSGLGLSISKQIVEAHGGRLWAQNRVGEDGKISGARFVVRLPLE
- the rapZ gene encoding RNase adapter RapZ is translated as MPETPKAETLVHATCLALEGRGLLLRGPSGSGKSDLALRLIEEGARLVADDQTLLSETDGRLIARSPDSIAGKLEVRGVGIRRVPSLSETTLELIVDLVGSGAVERLPDPQSESLGGVELPRIALDPFAASAPLKLRLALEGLPRHGVIESFSEQRSSAEAPLVVLVTGLSGAGHSTALRILEDQGFEAIDNLPLRLLKRVLKDEERGRPLAIGTDTRTRGFATQAFLETLDALLANPGYDLRLVYLDCEDEVLVRRFTETRRRHPMATDRPLADGIAAERALLAPLRQRAGIHIDTSHLHTSELGRVLSGHLGLEKTSGLSLFVTSFSYRKGLPREADLVFDVRFLRNPHYQAELRPLTGLDMAVARYVEADPGFDDFYQRLTSLLGPLLPRYEAEGKSYLTLAIGCTGGRHRSVAIAERLAQWLLTQGRSVTLGHRDLPGGEGEARTLEPPAQRA
- a CDS encoding PTS sugar transporter subunit IIA, which codes for MIGIVLVTHGRLADEFMDAMEHVVGEQAGVAAVCIGPEDDMEARRREILAACDKVDTGKGVVILTDMFGGTPSNLAISVMEAGRIEVVAGVNLPLLIKLAELRRDKDLSTAVLEAQEAGRKYIHVASQLMSSAKRAKV
- a CDS encoding HPr family phosphocarrier protein → MSEAAKELSRKVTICNQRGLHARAAAKFVKVAGSYQADITVVKDDTEVPGGSIMGLMMLAAAPGTEIELRGEGSDAEAALEALTKLILDRFNED
- the ptsP gene encoding phosphoenolpyruvate--protein phosphotransferase, which gives rise to MKTDPKKSARTPPPGEEIVFEGLAVSPGVAIGPAHLRERGALSFSEREVPVEERGEEAARFQMAVTSGRRQLQKLRIKSADLHGSVAAEELGYLLDAHMQMLDSARLLRGVTQRIEQQGLNAEAAVWQEIEALAEQFESIDDPYLKSRAQEVREVGDRILRNLTDEGAFVGFGDLQPGTIVLAEEITPADTALMDPKRIAGFAGLIGGTEGHTAIMARSLGLPAVLGCDGLLQVARGGAQVIVDGSRGLVIVNPSEARLREYELKREAFKAEAVELSKLRDLPAVTRDEVRITLHSNLELPREIGQAVMAGAEGVGLLRTEFLFMNREDLPDEEEQYRGLVEIIEGMAGRPVTVRTLDVGGEKLAASIAERHGESVNPALGLRAVRLGLREPELLERQLAAILRASAHGPLRILLPMISALEEVQAVRLIMERVAAQLRAEGRRLPDRLPPLGIMIEVPGAALAADALAEVSDFFALGTNDLTSYTLAIDRGDERLAHLYNPLHPAVLRLIQFAIGAGQRAGIPVSICGEMAGDPRYTPLLIGLGVRELSMASTALPRVKNRIRELDMASSERCARAVMQCADSESISALLDECGSKPALRDAARSSA
- the ahcY gene encoding adenosylhomocysteinase, with protein sequence MTDSNDYKVKDISLADWGRKEIAMAEVEMPGLMALREEYGAKKPLAGARITGCLHMTIQTAVLIETLVALGAEVRWSSCNIFSTQDHAAAAIAASGVPVFAWKGETEEEYWWCIEQTLSGPGGWKPNMLLDDGGDLTLLVHDKHPQLMEEIRGVSEETTTGVHRLYEMAKKGTLKMPAINVNDSVTKSKFDNVYGCRESLVDAIRRGTDVMMAGKVAVVNGYGDVGKGSAQSLRQAGCRVMVTEVDPICALQAAMEGYEVVTMNDVASKGDIFVSATGNSDIITLDHMRQMKDRAIVCNIGHFDNEIQVDALRNMKWDNVKPQVDEIEFPDGHRIVLLSEGRLVNLGNATGHPSFVMSASFTNQVLAQIELWNNHGEYENKVYVLPRHLDEKVAALHLEKVGAKLTKLTQEQADYIGVEVSGPFKSDQYRY
- a CDS encoding VOC family protein; amino-acid sequence: MTEKTKDFPSAPDFGRSLKGVGLNLLVPDVLREVEFLRGVLGVAVLTSDRDFAVLSHAGQVWMLHGDQTYGEHPLLELTGDGALRGVGLEIRLYDLDPEACQQRAEAGGYTVLAPCAHKPHGLYECYLVSPAGYVYVPGVASHELG